The Providencia sp. PROV188 genome includes a region encoding these proteins:
- a CDS encoding helix-turn-helix domain-containing protein, whose translation MDIHSVIGLRIKNRRKELGLSGANLANKLHLSQQQISRYENGVNKIPIDHLLDIAEILMCPIEWFFNGYKSEINNNDDHSFDIPNRELQYAAESVIIPSKHHA comes from the coding sequence ATGGACATTCATAGTGTCATTGGTCTTAGAATAAAAAACCGGAGAAAAGAGCTAGGCTTGTCAGGTGCAAATCTAGCAAATAAGTTACATTTAAGTCAGCAGCAAATATCGCGGTATGAAAATGGTGTTAACAAGATCCCAATTGACCATCTGCTTGATATTGCTGAAATTTTAATGTGTCCTATTGAATGGTTCTTTAACGGTTATAAAAGTGAAATTAATAATAACGATGACCATTCATTCGACATTCCGAATAGAGAATTACAATACGCAGCAGAAAGTGTAATTATTCCATCTAAACATCACGCATAA
- the grxB gene encoding glutaredoxin 2, translating to MKLYIYDHCPFCVRARMIFGLKKVAVEEMILLDNDIETPTRMIGRKMVPILEKEDGSYLPESLDIVRYIDQLSEPRLAAGEISPEIDSWYKAVSSTVSKLVTPRFTESEFPEIATEAAKTAYIQRVSKFHGDDLSVLRKETHTLLIELEPHMDLLDVWLEKRNKALVDINDFIIFPVLRSLSIVKEIGFSTTIHDYMDRTSKATGINLLFSQAK from the coding sequence ATGAAACTGTATATCTATGATCATTGTCCATTTTGTGTTCGCGCCAGAATGATTTTTGGCTTAAAAAAAGTTGCGGTAGAAGAAATGATTTTGTTGGATAACGATATCGAAACCCCAACACGTATGATAGGGCGTAAAATGGTACCTATTCTAGAGAAAGAAGATGGTAGCTATTTACCTGAGAGTTTAGATATTGTGCGCTATATTGACCAATTAAGTGAGCCTCGTTTAGCCGCAGGGGAAATTAGCCCTGAAATTGATAGTTGGTATAAAGCAGTTTCGTCGACGGTATCTAAATTAGTGACACCACGTTTTACTGAATCTGAGTTTCCTGAAATAGCGACGGAAGCGGCTAAAACCGCGTATATCCAGCGTGTTAGCAAGTTTCATGGAGATGATTTATCTGTACTGCGTAAAGAAACGCACACGCTGTTGATTGAGTTAGAGCCGCATATGGATCTATTAGATGTATGGCTAGAAAAGCGTAACAAAGCACTTGTAGATATTAATGATTTTATTATCTTCCCTGTGTTGCGTAGCTTAAGTATTGTGAAAGAAATAGGTTTTAGCACCACAATTCATGACTATATGGACCGCACATCAAAAGCGACAGGAATTAATTTGTTATTCAGCCAAGCCAAATAA
- a CDS encoding META domain-containing protein, protein MKRLIPLTLFGLLLAACQTHQVKAGSSQQSLEQQLMHHNFVLTEVDGQRIAKKQTAPSISFGEKMFVSASMCNDFNGMGAINNATLKVKTLSKTELECVDEDLSRWDTLINRMLTNGATVTLTKDHLTLTQGHYKLVYILSDYMQ, encoded by the coding sequence ATGAAAAGATTGATCCCTCTAACGCTCTTTGGGTTGTTACTTGCAGCTTGCCAAACCCATCAGGTAAAGGCAGGTAGTAGTCAGCAATCCCTTGAGCAGCAGCTGATGCATCATAATTTTGTCTTAACTGAAGTGGATGGTCAGCGCATTGCCAAAAAACAGACCGCACCGTCCATTTCATTCGGTGAAAAAATGTTTGTCTCTGCCTCTATGTGTAATGACTTTAACGGAATGGGTGCAATTAATAATGCAACACTAAAAGTTAAAACATTAAGTAAAACAGAATTAGAGTGCGTAGATGAAGATCTTTCACGATGGGATACCTTAATTAACCGTATGCTGACAAATGGTGCAACAGTAACATTAACCAAAGATCATTTAACGTTGACACAAGGCCATTATAAACTTGTTTATATCTTGAGTGATTATATGCAGTAA
- a CDS encoding 2-hydroxyacid dehydrogenase, which produces MKIVSYSTKQYDRKHMEQVNQQSEFNFNIEYFDFPLTVQTAKNAVGADAVCIFVNDEANRAVLEELAALDVHILALRCAGFNNVDLDAAHELGIQVVRVPAYSPEAVAEHAVGMMLCLNRRIHRAYQRTRDANFSLEGLTGFNMHNRTAGIIGTGKIGQATLRILKGFGMRLLAHDPYPSQAVLDLGAEYVDLDTLYRESDVISLHCPLTPENHHLLDENAFNRMKSGVMIINTSRGALVDSAAAINALKSQKIGALGMDVYENERDLFFEDKSNDVIQDDIFRRLSSCHNVLFTGHQAFLTEEALTSISLTTLSNIQQISRGENCPNVVKP; this is translated from the coding sequence ATGAAAATTGTTTCCTATAGCACCAAACAGTATGATCGCAAACATATGGAACAGGTCAACCAACAATCAGAGTTTAATTTTAATATTGAATACTTTGATTTTCCATTAACGGTTCAGACAGCTAAAAATGCCGTCGGTGCTGACGCAGTTTGCATTTTCGTTAATGATGAAGCAAACCGTGCTGTGCTGGAAGAGCTCGCGGCTCTCGATGTGCATATTCTCGCGTTACGCTGCGCTGGCTTTAATAATGTTGATTTAGATGCAGCCCATGAGTTGGGAATTCAAGTCGTTCGCGTTCCTGCTTATTCTCCTGAAGCTGTTGCAGAACATGCTGTTGGCATGATGCTATGCTTGAATCGCCGTATTCATCGCGCGTATCAACGTACTCGAGATGCTAACTTTTCTCTCGAAGGCCTAACTGGCTTTAACATGCATAACCGCACTGCGGGCATTATTGGTACAGGTAAAATTGGTCAAGCCACGTTACGAATTTTAAAAGGGTTTGGAATGCGCCTACTGGCTCATGACCCATACCCAAGCCAAGCCGTCCTTGATCTGGGTGCCGAATATGTCGATTTAGACACCTTGTATCGAGAATCCGATGTTATCTCTCTGCACTGTCCTTTAACACCGGAAAACCACCATTTGCTGGATGAAAACGCGTTTAATCGCATGAAATCAGGCGTAATGATCATCAATACCAGCCGTGGAGCTTTAGTCGATTCGGCTGCCGCGATTAATGCGCTCAAATCCCAAAAAATTGGCGCATTAGGTATGGATGTGTATGAGAATGAAAGAGATCTATTCTTTGAAGATAAATCTAATGATGTAATTCAAGATGATATCTTCCGCCGATTATCTTCTTGTCATAACGTATTATTTACCGGCCATCAGGCATTTTTAACCGAAGAAGCCTTAACAAGTATCAGCTTAACAACACTGAGTAATATTCAACAAATCAGTCGTGGCGAAAATTGCCCGAACGTTGTGAAGCCTTAG
- a CDS encoding AAA family ATPase, with the protein MKICIIGISGAGKTTLAQKLSEEFNLPAYGYDDIYWNKTQMEYVKNTPETMNSLISEIKSKESWIMEGSYDKRLAPFFVDCSLIIRLNIPYRVCAFRIIKRFLISQLKGMRPKETLMNTLELLRFAKHFDQRLDEFFAANPIFAEKVKFAHDTPSCFREIANYTASHIH; encoded by the coding sequence GTGAAAATTTGCATTATTGGTATATCAGGAGCAGGGAAAACAACGCTCGCTCAAAAGTTATCGGAAGAATTTAATCTCCCTGCATATGGCTACGATGACATTTATTGGAATAAAACCCAAATGGAGTACGTTAAAAATACGCCGGAAACCATGAACTCACTGATTTCGGAGATAAAATCTAAAGAAAGCTGGATAATGGAAGGCTCTTATGACAAGCGTTTAGCGCCTTTTTTTGTCGATTGCTCATTAATCATTCGGCTCAACATTCCTTATCGAGTTTGCGCTTTTCGGATCATTAAACGCTTTTTAATATCGCAATTAAAGGGCATGCGACCAAAAGAAACCTTGATGAATACGTTAGAACTGCTGCGTTTTGCTAAACACTTTGATCAGCGATTGGATGAGTTTTTTGCAGCTAATCCGATATTTGCCGAGAAAGTGAAATTTGCACATGATACACCATCATGTTTTCGTGAAATTGCCAACTATACAGCATCACATATTCACTAA
- a CDS encoding YdbH family protein — MKRAIKILFFLLGVSVVLLIILWSTLTRWAPIVASHFLPPPVTLSLSEPQLVNHQIRFPSVGLSANNCSLVTVTDARISFFPIRAKIDGLDVNAECLDSIKTSEESPSSPINITEILDALPQFSLVIDKITLHSWEQYQGSLWLRSTADSPLMLDYQGENVRVSSFVNSQNQLIVQQFSATLPQSTLALEELQTLDQRKPQEEPQHIELTAQLALPLTTAQLPETGDIEAQFKLIELNKRLNTKLHWQRDQGLLTVTDLEQQQELFHLPWQVSSSQVIVTDGQWRWDDAQVPLHGGIAFQIDNWNQALSEFVVSGRLNMLTDAKKGKANLVLTLEPSRINLLDANIDFRLNGQVKYDDMVLDINLPAKIAGQLVSPTVAFMPGSLMRAYGQVSPTILLREIRLPLAGTRLNADGISGRLQAILKVKEQYWGDFDIHLDGSANKFNIDKGKWFWNYWGNAQLPALAARWDVKGNGNWQDTRLTLNSLNTGFDQIKYGLLSMSAPRLKLTSPLVWQRDPAKADFYGALQLTSNRMLFGADSYLPKITANAELKGTSPASFQLKGDLSTRQVGPIVIFGRWDGERLRGEARWPEQSVKAFQTLIPKDLNIELREGKLFSQAAFSMTPENGFIAGGHWRVQNTSLWMKDGELNGLDFVLPWKLHNSTWTLGEKSPVKLRIKHVSNLFEFTDIKADLSGTYPPTETHPIQLSNVGFKMLGGEINLDLLRWPQNKPATISVHQVELSELFTKLKVSQFAVSGRVNGELPFYLNNPDWIIKGGWMENSGPLTLRLDTNFVESIAKDNISAGSAIGWLQYLEIQRSRTDVNVTNLGLLTMSTILEGYNTKEAKKREVHLNYHHEENIFQLWRSLRFGTGLEEWLEKNI, encoded by the coding sequence ATGAAACGGGCAATAAAAATACTGTTTTTCTTATTAGGGGTGAGTGTTGTGCTCCTAATCATATTATGGTCAACATTAACCCGTTGGGCGCCCATTGTTGCGAGTCATTTTTTACCGCCGCCAGTGACGCTGTCACTTTCTGAGCCACAACTTGTTAATCATCAAATTAGATTCCCGAGTGTGGGATTAAGTGCAAATAATTGTTCTCTTGTCACAGTAACGGATGCCAGAATCTCTTTTTTCCCGATTAGAGCCAAAATTGATGGGCTTGATGTTAATGCGGAATGTTTGGATAGCATCAAAACGAGTGAGGAGTCACCAAGTTCTCCTATCAATATCACCGAGATACTGGATGCACTCCCTCAATTTTCACTCGTCATTGATAAAATCACACTGCATTCTTGGGAACAATATCAAGGGAGTTTATGGTTACGCAGTACCGCTGATTCTCCACTTATGTTGGATTATCAGGGGGAAAATGTACGGGTTTCTTCTTTTGTTAATTCACAAAATCAACTGATTGTGCAGCAATTTTCGGCAACATTACCTCAGAGCACATTAGCGTTAGAAGAGTTGCAAACACTGGATCAACGTAAGCCACAAGAAGAGCCACAACATATTGAATTAACCGCGCAATTGGCTTTACCTCTGACGACGGCTCAACTGCCCGAAACGGGAGATATCGAAGCGCAATTTAAGCTTATTGAGTTAAATAAACGCTTAAATACAAAATTGCATTGGCAGCGCGACCAAGGATTGCTGACTGTGACGGATCTTGAGCAGCAACAAGAATTATTCCATCTTCCATGGCAGGTTTCATCATCACAAGTGATCGTAACGGATGGCCAATGGCGCTGGGATGATGCACAAGTTCCACTTCATGGTGGAATTGCATTTCAAATTGATAACTGGAATCAAGCCCTGAGTGAGTTTGTGGTTTCAGGACGTTTGAATATGTTGACTGATGCAAAAAAAGGAAAAGCTAACTTAGTTCTTACCCTTGAACCTAGCCGTATCAATCTCCTCGATGCAAATATTGATTTTAGACTCAACGGTCAAGTGAAATACGATGACATGGTGCTGGATATCAATTTGCCAGCAAAAATTGCAGGTCAGTTGGTTTCACCCACCGTTGCATTTATGCCCGGCTCATTAATGAGAGCCTATGGGCAGGTTTCACCGACAATTCTGTTACGGGAAATACGCTTACCTTTGGCGGGTACGCGTTTAAATGCCGACGGAATTTCGGGGCGCTTACAAGCGATTTTAAAAGTAAAAGAACAGTACTGGGGGGATTTTGATATTCACCTCGATGGTAGCGCGAATAAGTTTAATATTGATAAAGGTAAATGGTTCTGGAATTACTGGGGAAATGCTCAGCTACCCGCGTTAGCCGCTCGTTGGGATGTGAAAGGTAACGGTAATTGGCAAGATACACGATTAACGCTCAATAGTTTAAATACGGGATTTGACCAAATTAAATATGGTTTACTCTCCATGTCTGCTCCACGCCTTAAATTGACATCGCCACTGGTTTGGCAGAGAGACCCAGCAAAAGCTGATTTTTATGGCGCATTGCAATTAACTAGTAATCGAATGTTATTTGGTGCTGACAGCTATTTACCTAAAATTACGGCGAATGCAGAACTTAAAGGTACATCCCCAGCCAGTTTTCAGTTAAAAGGGGATTTAAGTACTAGGCAAGTAGGACCTATCGTGATATTTGGGCGCTGGGACGGTGAACGTCTGCGTGGTGAAGCACGTTGGCCAGAGCAGTCAGTGAAAGCATTTCAAACATTAATTCCGAAAGACCTAAATATTGAATTACGGGAGGGTAAACTATTTTCTCAAGCCGCTTTTTCCATGACTCCAGAAAATGGTTTTATTGCTGGTGGGCATTGGCGAGTGCAAAATACGAGCTTATGGATGAAGGATGGTGAGCTTAATGGTTTGGATTTTGTCTTGCCGTGGAAATTACATAATAGTACGTGGACATTAGGTGAAAAATCGCCCGTTAAATTACGAATAAAACATGTCTCGAACTTATTCGAATTCACCGATATCAAAGCGGATTTATCGGGAACATATCCTCCAACGGAAACGCATCCGATCCAACTGAGTAATGTTGGATTTAAAATGTTAGGTGGTGAAATTAATCTCGATTTACTTCGTTGGCCACAAAATAAACCCGCGACGATAAGTGTCCACCAAGTGGAACTTAGCGAATTATTCACAAAACTAAAAGTCTCACAATTTGCTGTTTCTGGTCGAGTAAATGGCGAGTTGCCATTTTACCTGAATAACCCTGATTGGATTATTAAAGGGGGATGGATGGAAAATAGTGGGCCTTTGACATTACGCTTAGATACCAATTTTGTGGAGTCTATCGCCAAAGATAATATTTCAGCGGGATCGGCAATTGGTTGGCTACAATATCTTGAAATTCAACGCAGTCGTACGGATGTGAATGTTACCAACTTGGGATTACTCACCATGTCGACTATTCTTGAAGGATATAACACCAAAGAAGCCAAGAAACGTGAAGTTCACTTAAATTATCACCATGAAGAGAATATTTTTCAGTTATGGCGTAGCTTACGTTTTGGCACTGGCTTAGAAGAATGGCTTGAAAAGAATATATAG
- a CDS encoding YnbE family lipoprotein, whose protein sequence is MMMAMASLLTACLRVEVATPDKPININMNVKIEHEIQIKADRQVEELLKENSDLFGEVPAK, encoded by the coding sequence ATGATGATGGCAATGGCATCGCTATTAACGGCATGTTTACGCGTAGAAGTCGCTACGCCAGATAAGCCAATTAACATCAATATGAATGTTAAGATTGAACATGAAATCCAAATTAAAGCTGACCGACAAGTCGAAGAGTTATTGAAAGAAAACAGCGATCTATTCGGTGAGGTACCTGCAAAATGA
- a CDS encoding YdbL family protein, with translation MMNWFKVVTLCSTLSIFSAFALTVEEGKTHGLVGETLSGYLAVIDQSSADAKQLVEHINTERKNRYTEIADKNGLKTNDVARMAGQKLVERAPAGEYVRGINGQWMLKK, from the coding sequence ATGATGAACTGGTTTAAAGTCGTCACGTTATGTTCCACATTAAGCATATTTTCTGCATTTGCTCTGACTGTGGAAGAAGGTAAAACTCACGGTCTGGTAGGGGAAACCTTATCAGGATATTTGGCGGTAATTGACCAAAGTAGTGCAGATGCAAAGCAATTGGTTGAACATATTAATACTGAAAGAAAAAACCGATATACAGAAATTGCAGATAAAAATGGGCTTAAAACCAACGATGTCGCAAGAATGGCAGGGCAAAAATTGGTTGAACGTGCACCCGCGGGAGAATATGTACGCGGTATTAATGGGCAATGGATGCTGAAAAAATAA
- a CDS encoding FMN-dependent NADH-azoreductase: MSKVLLLKSSILADYSHSNKMADYFVQQWQEKNPDDEFIVRDLVNQPIPAIDGEILAAFAPTDTKTEQQQAHLNLSNQLIDEIKQSDVLVITAPMYNFSVPSQLKHYFDFIARSGHTFKYTEQGAVGLLTNKRAYVLTSRGGIYKDTPTDIMVPYITLFLNFIGIKNIEFVFAEGTSLGAESAEKAQSHAKNHIDSLIA, encoded by the coding sequence ATGAGTAAAGTACTACTATTGAAATCAAGCATTTTGGCAGATTATTCACACAGCAATAAAATGGCTGATTATTTTGTACAACAGTGGCAAGAAAAAAATCCCGATGATGAATTTATAGTTCGAGATTTAGTTAACCAGCCGATCCCTGCGATTGATGGCGAAATTTTAGCAGCTTTTGCACCTACTGACACTAAAACTGAGCAGCAACAAGCACATTTAAACCTATCAAATCAACTCATTGATGAGATTAAACAAAGCGATGTTTTAGTGATCACCGCACCGATGTACAATTTTTCAGTGCCTTCTCAGCTGAAACATTACTTTGATTTTATCGCCCGATCTGGTCATACCTTTAAATATACCGAACAAGGTGCTGTGGGGCTATTAACCAATAAGCGTGCATATGTTCTGACTAGCCGAGGCGGGATTTATAAAGATACACCAACGGATATCATGGTGCCTTACATCACCCTATTTTTGAATTTCATTGGCATTAAAAACATTGAATTTGTTTTCGCGGAAGGCACCTCGTTAGGCGCTGAATCAGCAGAGAAAGCGCAATCACATGCGAAAAACCATATTGATTCACTGATTGCTTAA